From a region of the Streptomyces tirandamycinicus genome:
- a CDS encoding exodeoxyribonuclease III, with the protein MLTVTSVNVNGLRAAARKGFVEWLAGTSADVVCLQEVRAEAHQLPDEVRSPDGWHAVHVPAAAKGRAGVSVLTRREPDAVRTGFGSEEFDGAGRYVEVDLPAVTVASLYLPSGDVGTERQDEKYRFMDAFLPYLRDLRERAAADGRDVLVCGDWNIAHQEADLRNWRGNRKNSGFLPEEREWLGRVYGDGETGAGYVDVVRAMHPGQEGPYSWWSYRGRAFDNDTGWRIDLLVATPRLAERCVKAYVERAASHAERWSDHAPVTAVFES; encoded by the coding sequence GTGCTCACTGTGACCAGCGTGAATGTGAACGGGCTGCGGGCCGCCGCCAGGAAGGGCTTCGTCGAGTGGCTGGCGGGGACCTCCGCCGACGTGGTGTGCCTTCAGGAGGTACGGGCCGAGGCCCACCAGCTCCCCGACGAGGTGCGCAGCCCCGACGGCTGGCACGCGGTGCACGTCCCGGCCGCCGCCAAGGGCCGCGCCGGCGTCTCCGTCCTCACCCGGCGCGAGCCGGACGCGGTGCGCACCGGGTTCGGCAGTGAGGAGTTCGACGGCGCCGGACGCTATGTCGAGGTCGACCTGCCCGCTGTCACGGTCGCCAGCCTCTACCTCCCCTCGGGCGACGTGGGCACCGAGCGCCAGGACGAGAAGTACCGCTTCATGGACGCGTTCCTGCCGTATCTGCGGGATCTGCGGGAACGCGCGGCGGCCGACGGCCGTGACGTGCTGGTGTGCGGTGACTGGAACATCGCCCACCAGGAGGCCGACCTGAGGAACTGGCGCGGCAACAGGAAGAACTCCGGCTTCCTGCCCGAGGAGCGGGAGTGGCTCGGCCGGGTGTACGGCGACGGCGAGACCGGCGCCGGGTACGTGGACGTCGTCCGCGCCATGCACCCCGGGCAGGAGGGCCCGTACTCCTGGTGGTCCTACCGGGGCCGCGCCTTCGACAACGACACGGGGTGGCGCATCGACCTGCTGGTGGCGACCCCGCGCCTCGCGGAGCGGTGCGTGAAGGCGTACGTGGAGCGGGCCGCTAGCCACGCGGAGCGGTGGAGCGACCACGCGCCGGTGACGGCGGTCTTCGAGTCGTAG
- a CDS encoding GNAT family N-acetyltransferase translates to MNIQPMRFDHPDAVKLNDQVQLEYAARYGDEGDVTPLDPSMFVPPRGLYLLAYDGLGRPVATGGWRTQDENAEGYANGDAELKRMYVVPEARGLGLARRVLAALEEDARAAGRTRMVLETGTAQPEAIALYTSSGYEPCAKFGHYRHYETSRCFAKPLTRR, encoded by the coding sequence ATGAACATCCAGCCCATGCGCTTCGACCACCCCGACGCCGTCAAACTCAACGACCAGGTGCAGCTGGAGTACGCCGCGCGCTACGGCGACGAGGGCGATGTCACACCCCTGGACCCCTCGATGTTCGTCCCGCCGCGCGGACTCTACCTGCTGGCCTACGACGGGCTGGGCCGCCCGGTGGCCACCGGCGGCTGGCGCACCCAGGACGAGAACGCCGAGGGGTACGCGAACGGCGACGCCGAACTGAAGCGGATGTACGTCGTCCCCGAGGCGCGCGGTCTGGGCCTGGCGCGGCGCGTGCTGGCGGCACTGGAGGAGGACGCCCGCGCGGCCGGCCGCACCCGCATGGTCCTGGAGACCGGCACCGCCCAGCCCGAGGCCATCGCGCTGTACACCTCCAGCGGCTACGAGCCGTGCGCCAAGTTCGGCCACTACCGCCACTACGAGACCAGCCGCTGCTTCGCCAAGCCGCTCACCCGGCGCTGA
- a CDS encoding alpha/beta fold hydrolase translates to MSRLMQRFATAPAPPVAARELTAVSADGSRLHVEVHGPDGAPAVVLAHGWTCSTRFWAAQIRELAADHRVIAYDQRGHGRTPAVGEAGAGAGAVAGYGYGYGTEALADDLEAVLAAALAPGERAVLAGHSMGGMTLMAAASRPGFAEHAAAALLCSTGSSRLVAESLVVPMRAGAFRTRLTRAILGSRAPLGPVTPVSRRILRYATMGPGTAPERVAECARIVHACPRRTRVAWAHVLAGLDLDSGVREMRLPTAVVAGTADRLTPIVHARALAASLPECTGLVELAGTGHMTPVEAPEAVTAEIRKLVDAYLGREAAAGQGSRTAREAAAQQDSGTAWEAAAQQDSGTARGAAARPDSRTAREIPAAREPRTVREAAARPGTPTTQEEKA, encoded by the coding sequence GTGAGCCGGCTCATGCAGCGGTTCGCGACGGCCCCCGCCCCGCCCGTCGCCGCGCGCGAACTGACCGCCGTCTCGGCCGACGGCTCCCGCCTGCACGTGGAGGTCCACGGCCCCGACGGCGCGCCCGCAGTGGTGCTCGCGCACGGCTGGACCTGCTCCACCCGGTTCTGGGCGGCACAGATCAGGGAGCTGGCCGCCGACCACCGGGTCATCGCCTACGACCAGCGAGGGCACGGTCGCACACCCGCCGTCGGCGAGGCCGGGGCCGGGGCCGGGGCCGTCGCCGGGTACGGGTACGGGTACGGCACCGAGGCCCTCGCCGACGATCTGGAGGCCGTGCTCGCCGCCGCGCTGGCGCCGGGCGAACGGGCCGTCCTCGCCGGGCACTCGATGGGCGGGATGACGCTCATGGCGGCCGCGTCCCGGCCGGGGTTCGCCGAGCACGCCGCGGCCGCGCTGCTGTGCAGCACGGGCAGTTCGCGGCTCGTCGCCGAGTCGCTCGTGGTGCCGATGCGGGCCGGTGCGTTCCGCACCCGGCTCACCCGGGCGATCCTGGGCTCGCGTGCCCCGCTCGGCCCGGTCACGCCGGTCTCCCGGAGGATCCTGCGCTACGCGACGATGGGTCCGGGCACGGCACCGGAGCGGGTCGCCGAGTGCGCCCGGATCGTGCACGCCTGCCCGCGCCGGACCCGGGTGGCCTGGGCGCATGTCCTCGCCGGGCTCGATCTGGACTCCGGCGTACGGGAGATGAGGCTGCCCACGGCGGTCGTCGCGGGTACCGCGGACCGGCTCACCCCGATCGTCCACGCCCGGGCGCTCGCCGCGTCGCTGCCCGAGTGCACGGGGCTCGTCGAACTCGCCGGGACGGGGCACATGACCCCGGTGGAGGCTCCGGAGGCGGTCACGGCGGAGATCAGGAAGCTGGTGGACGCGTACCTGGGGCGGGAGGCCGCTGCCGGGCAGGGGTCCCGTACGGCCCGGGAGGCCGCGGCGCAGCAGGATTCCGGTACGGCCTGGGAGGCCGCGGCGCAGCAGGATTCCGGTACGGCCCGGGGCGCCGCGGCCCGTCCGGATTCCCGTACGGCCCGGGAGATCCCCGCCGCGCGGGAGCCCCGTACGGTGCGGGAGGCCGCCGCCCGTCCGGGCACCCCTACGACGCAGGAGGAGAAGGCATGA
- a CDS encoding aldo/keto reductase, whose amino-acid sequence MGLGGTWDTAPYGPGDIAAAEAAVEAALENGVTRFDHADIYRHGKAEAVFGEVLARAPGLRERIVLQTKCGIRLADGERPGIYDLRGRTVVRRVEESLARLRTDVIDVLLLHRPDPLADPDDIAEALSSLHRQGLVRRFGVSNMGAAQIAALRARLDVPLVANQLEMSLQRRDWLEAGVVVNTPAAAKNGFPFGTLEYCRDNGIELQAWGALAQGRFTGRQETPEEQAAARLVASLAERKGVPPETVLLWWLQRHPARISPVIGTASPERIRACGQAARREPDLDHEEWYALWLAARGVPLP is encoded by the coding sequence ATGGGGCTCGGTGGGACGTGGGATACCGCGCCGTACGGCCCCGGGGACATAGCCGCCGCGGAGGCGGCGGTCGAGGCGGCGCTGGAGAACGGCGTCACCAGGTTCGACCACGCCGACATCTACCGGCACGGCAAGGCGGAGGCCGTCTTCGGCGAGGTCCTGGCCCGTGCTCCGGGGTTGCGGGAGCGGATCGTGCTGCAGACCAAGTGCGGTATCCGTCTCGCGGACGGGGAGCGCCCGGGGATCTACGACCTGCGCGGGCGGACCGTCGTGCGGCGGGTCGAGGAGAGTCTGGCGCGGCTGCGTACCGATGTGATCGATGTGCTGCTGCTGCACCGGCCGGACCCGCTGGCCGATCCCGACGACATCGCCGAGGCCCTGAGCTCGCTGCACCGGCAGGGTCTGGTGCGGCGGTTCGGGGTGTCCAACATGGGGGCGGCGCAGATCGCCGCGCTGCGGGCCCGGCTGGACGTGCCGCTCGTCGCGAACCAGCTGGAGATGAGCCTGCAGCGGCGCGACTGGCTTGAGGCCGGGGTGGTCGTGAACACCCCCGCGGCCGCCAAGAACGGCTTCCCCTTCGGCACCCTCGAGTACTGCCGGGACAACGGCATCGAGCTCCAGGCCTGGGGCGCACTGGCGCAGGGCCGGTTCACCGGACGGCAGGAGACGCCGGAGGAGCAGGCCGCGGCGCGGCTGGTCGCCTCCCTCGCCGAGCGGAAGGGCGTGCCGCCGGAGACGGTGCTGCTGTGGTGGCTGCAGCGCCATCCGGCGCGGATCTCCCCGGTGATCGGCACCGCCAGCCCCGAGCGCATCCGCGCCTGCGGGCAGGCCGCGCGGCGGGAGCCGGACCTGGACCACGAGGAGTGGTACGCGCTCTGGCTCGCGGCCCGTGGCGTGCCGCTTCCCTGA
- a CDS encoding BrxA/BrxB family bacilliredoxin, giving the protein MPYPPLLVKPMREELTSIGFVELLSADDVDRAMKDARTGMTLVAINSVTGCAAVMARPGARLALSGDAKRPDRLLTVFDEQDIEATAQLRSYFADIPPSHPSFALFKDGELVHFIPRHRIEGRDAQSLAADLEAAFNEFGQ; this is encoded by the coding sequence ATGCCGTACCCTCCACTACTGGTCAAGCCCATGCGGGAAGAGCTGACCAGCATCGGCTTCGTCGAGCTGCTGTCCGCCGACGACGTAGACCGTGCCATGAAGGACGCCCGCACCGGCATGACCCTGGTGGCCATCAACTCCGTCACCGGCTGCGCGGCCGTCATGGCCCGGCCTGGTGCCCGGCTCGCCCTCTCAGGCGACGCCAAGCGTCCCGACCGGCTGCTCACCGTCTTCGACGAGCAGGACATCGAGGCCACCGCCCAGCTGCGCTCCTACTTCGCGGACATCCCCCCGTCCCACCCCTCCTTCGCCCTCTTCAAGGACGGCGAACTCGTCCACTTCATCCCCCGCCACCGCATCGAAGGCCGCGACGCCCAGAGCCTCGCCGCCGACCTCGAAGCCGCCTTCAACGAGTTCGGCCAGTGA
- a CDS encoding trypsin-like serine peptidase, protein MRRHRTAAAILLSVGALLTGGLTATTTAHAAAPAPSPAPSAAAHHATAAEQQKARAFWTAERMRAAAPLDLHLGPDALKTLKAPKPGAVTTTVAPTAFPQAGGPWTGGGAVVKTSGRLFFTFQGRNSSCSANAVTSQNGSTVMTAGHCVKYQGSWHTNVVFVPAYDNGQAPYGQWSATKTLTTPQWQATEDINHDIGAAVLAPLNGQKLTAVTGAQGIQFNGGYNKQMYAFGFPAASPYDGTKLIYCSGNSSKDWLFTQDHSLGCNMTGGSSGGPWFTGFNETAGTGLQVSVNSFGYIFLPNRMFGPYFGNEAKALYDRAQTS, encoded by the coding sequence GTGAGACGCCATCGCACAGCCGCAGCGATCCTGTTATCAGTCGGCGCTCTGCTCACGGGCGGCCTGACGGCCACCACCACCGCCCACGCCGCCGCACCGGCCCCCTCCCCCGCCCCCAGCGCCGCGGCCCACCACGCCACGGCCGCGGAGCAGCAGAAGGCCCGCGCCTTCTGGACCGCGGAGCGGATGCGCGCCGCGGCCCCGCTCGACCTCCACCTCGGCCCGGACGCGCTCAAGACCCTCAAGGCCCCCAAGCCCGGGGCCGTGACGACGACCGTGGCCCCGACCGCCTTCCCCCAGGCGGGCGGCCCGTGGACCGGCGGCGGCGCGGTCGTGAAGACCTCCGGCCGGCTCTTCTTCACCTTCCAGGGCCGCAACTCGTCCTGTTCGGCGAACGCCGTGACCAGCCAGAACGGCAGCACCGTCATGACGGCCGGACACTGCGTCAAGTACCAGGGCAGCTGGCACACCAACGTCGTCTTCGTGCCCGCGTACGACAACGGCCAGGCCCCGTACGGCCAGTGGAGCGCCACCAAGACGCTGACCACCCCGCAGTGGCAGGCGACCGAGGACATCAACCACGACATCGGCGCGGCCGTGCTCGCCCCGCTGAACGGCCAGAAGCTGACCGCGGTCACCGGCGCCCAGGGCATCCAGTTCAACGGCGGCTACAACAAGCAGATGTACGCCTTCGGTTTCCCGGCCGCGTCCCCGTACGACGGCACGAAGCTGATCTACTGCAGCGGAAACAGCTCCAAGGACTGGCTGTTCACCCAGGACCACAGCCTGGGCTGCAACATGACCGGCGGCTCCAGCGGCGGCCCCTGGTTCACCGGCTTCAACGAGACGGCGGGCACGGGCCTGCAGGTCTCGGTGAACAGCTTCGGCTACATCTTCCTGCCGAACCGGATGTTCGGCCCGTACTTCGGCAATGAGGCGAAGGCGCTGTACGACAGGGCCCAGACCTCCTGA
- a CDS encoding flavin-containing monooxygenase translates to MSQRYEHVRVAVIGSGFGGLGAAVRLRREGITDFVVLERAESVGGTWRDNSYPGCACDVPSHLYSFSFAPNPDWPRTFSGQEHIRAYLEHVTDTFGIRPHLRFGHDVLMMRWNTGELHWEIETSRGAFTADVVVSATGPLSDPKVPEIPGLDGFPGRVFHSARWDHDYDLRGKRVAMIGTGASAIQIVPAIQPLVAKLTLFQRTPPWVLPRMDRAIGAGERRLHRLLPLTSTVRRGLLWGIRELQVSAFTKRPNQLGLIESMAKANMAKSVKDPALRAKLTPSYRIGCKRILLSSDYYPALARPNVDVVASGLTEVRGSTVVAAGGAEAEVDAIVFGTGFHVTDLPIADRVVGADGHTLAEAWKDGMESLRGATAAGFPNWMTIIGPNTGLGNSSMILMIESQLNYLADYLRQLDVLGGRVALGARPSAVHAWNRRVQERMKRTVWNTGCSSWYLDASGRNTTLWPGTTGEFRRQTRTVDLAEYEVIRAPRTAAADRAAGSTGAVPAAVGEEGA, encoded by the coding sequence ATGAGCCAGCGGTACGAGCACGTGCGGGTGGCGGTGATCGGATCCGGGTTCGGCGGTCTCGGCGCCGCCGTCCGGCTGCGCCGCGAGGGGATCACCGACTTCGTCGTGCTCGAGCGGGCCGAATCGGTCGGCGGGACCTGGCGGGACAACAGCTACCCCGGCTGCGCCTGCGACGTGCCGTCCCATCTCTACTCGTTCTCCTTCGCGCCCAACCCCGACTGGCCCCGGACCTTCTCCGGGCAGGAGCACATCCGGGCGTACCTGGAGCACGTCACCGACACCTTCGGGATCCGCCCGCATCTCCGCTTCGGCCACGACGTGCTGATGATGCGCTGGAACACCGGCGAACTGCACTGGGAGATCGAGACCTCGCGGGGCGCGTTCACCGCCGACGTCGTGGTCTCCGCCACCGGCCCGCTGTCCGACCCCAAGGTCCCCGAGATCCCCGGGCTCGACGGGTTCCCCGGCCGGGTCTTCCACTCGGCGCGCTGGGACCACGACTACGACCTGCGCGGCAAGCGGGTCGCGATGATCGGTACCGGTGCGTCCGCCATCCAGATCGTGCCTGCCATCCAGCCCCTGGTGGCGAAGCTGACGCTGTTCCAGCGCACGCCTCCCTGGGTGCTGCCGCGGATGGACCGGGCCATCGGCGCGGGCGAGCGGCGGCTGCACCGGCTGCTGCCGCTGACCTCGACCGTCCGCCGCGGACTGCTCTGGGGCATCCGGGAGTTGCAGGTCAGCGCGTTCACCAAGCGCCCGAACCAGCTCGGCCTGATCGAGTCGATGGCCAAGGCCAACATGGCCAAGTCCGTCAAGGACCCGGCCCTGCGGGCGAAGCTGACGCCGTCCTACCGCATCGGCTGCAAGCGGATCCTGCTGTCCAGCGACTACTACCCGGCGCTCGCCCGGCCCAATGTCGACGTCGTCGCCTCCGGGCTGACCGAGGTCCGCGGCTCCACGGTGGTCGCGGCCGGAGGCGCGGAGGCCGAGGTCGACGCGATCGTGTTCGGCACCGGCTTCCACGTCACCGACCTGCCGATCGCCGACCGGGTGGTGGGCGCGGACGGCCACACCCTCGCCGAGGCCTGGAAGGACGGCATGGAGTCGCTGCGCGGCGCCACCGCCGCCGGCTTCCCCAACTGGATGACGATCATCGGCCCCAACACGGGCCTCGGGAACAGCTCGATGATCCTGATGATCGAGTCCCAGCTGAACTACCTGGCCGACTACCTGCGCCAGCTGGACGTCCTCGGCGGCCGGGTCGCGCTCGGCGCCCGCCCGTCCGCGGTCCACGCCTGGAACCGGCGGGTCCAGGAGCGGATGAAGCGGACCGTCTGGAACACCGGCTGCTCCAGCTGGTACCTCGACGCGAGCGGCCGCAACACCACCCTCTGGCCCGGTACGACCGGGGAGTTCCGGCGGCAGACCCGCACGGTCGACCTCGCCGAGTACGAGGTGATCCGCGCGCCCCGCACCGCTGCCGCGGACCGGGCGGCCGGGAGCACCGGAGCCGTCCCCGCCGCGGTGGGGGAGGAGGGCGCGTGA
- a CDS encoding MerR family transcriptional regulator: protein MEELAEQAGITVRTLRFYRERGLIPPPRREGRIAWYDDHHLARLRTIAALLERGHTLSGIADLASAFDSGRDVGEVLGLGEPTEETPARLTPEDLADYFEGDATAENLTAALDLGYLATDGDEIVHISRRLLDVSSALVKEGVPLSAVLAAGREVRGHAEALASLFVELLRSHAAEGDLERLRPLAKSVVDAELSMAMDRRLRGS, encoded by the coding sequence ATGGAGGAGCTGGCCGAGCAGGCCGGAATCACGGTGCGCACCCTGCGCTTCTACCGCGAGCGGGGACTCATCCCCCCGCCTCGCAGGGAGGGCCGGATCGCCTGGTACGACGACCACCACCTGGCCCGGCTGCGGACCATCGCGGCCCTGCTGGAGCGCGGCCACACCCTCAGCGGCATCGCCGATCTGGCGTCCGCGTTCGACAGCGGCCGCGACGTCGGCGAGGTGCTGGGCCTCGGCGAGCCCACCGAGGAGACCCCGGCCCGGCTCACCCCCGAGGACCTGGCCGACTACTTCGAGGGCGACGCCACCGCGGAGAACCTCACGGCGGCGCTCGACCTCGGCTATCTGGCGACCGACGGAGACGAGATCGTCCACATCAGCCGCCGGCTGCTCGACGTCTCGTCCGCACTGGTGAAGGAGGGCGTCCCGCTGTCGGCGGTCCTCGCGGCGGGCCGCGAGGTGCGCGGCCACGCCGAGGCGCTGGCGTCCCTCTTCGTCGAACTGCTGCGCTCCCACGCGGCCGAGGGGGACCTGGAGCGGCTGCGCCCGCTGGCGAAGAGCGTGGTGGACGCGGAGCTCTCGATGGCGATGGACCGCCGCCTGCGCGGGTCGTGA